The Candidatus Cloacimonadota bacterium genome window below encodes:
- a CDS encoding DUF3459 domain-containing protein, which produces MPEISFQYQAPTAGKHLVGLAGDFTGWAILDLIDLGGIYILKLPVEPGSHRYKLIVDGNWMPDPANPMREPDPFGGENSVLNVATEGPPRLSWHQVRDDPACLDVRRDQYLELNRLSDGEFELRFSWHPGLEAQFRAVIAGREHELKPVGVSGNQAVWHCLFQTSRPSVEVLIRGETEDFSLGYGAEGFSFDPDKLTPRLIELSSLPVFAVPDWVRDAVIYQIFPDRFCNGDPSNDPDFREDYYADCRTPPPEGELLPPQREYFHLVRDWHDISGLKQSPWLEEGKPDWWSFYGGDIAGVRQKLPYLGDLGINVIYFNPLWQARSNHKYDAADFKRVDPHFGTDDELRDLVKAAHAAGIRVILDVAFNHTGEDFWAFRDGVDKGPDSRYWNWYDWHKWPLPEPLPPDFKPKEHYQCWWGIKDMPDLNFDLSRAHPAENYVKDIGQAVPNQPLVDHLLDCARWWLLEMGIDGFRLDVPDEVPYWFWELFRGRVKELKPEAWIVGEIWQSARGWVNHRYFDSVMNYAHFKDPVIEFFLLGITNRKSFCDRVSAGLAEYPTQSAGAMMNLLGSHDTVRIMELAGGDLGRLKQALLFQMTFVGAPHIYYGDEIAMAGGRDPDNRRPFNWDWEQDDKARELREFYQKLIRLRRSDNLFTEGDFAFLDVPDGLLAWKRCHATASVCVVLNLSTVTREYRPAPNAELIFSLGGANASQTGWHLQPGTGVVWRLETESGGAADVLD; this is translated from the coding sequence ATGCCTGAGATCAGTTTTCAATACCAAGCCCCCACGGCGGGCAAACATCTGGTTGGATTGGCCGGGGATTTCACCGGCTGGGCGATCCTCGACCTGATCGACCTCGGTGGTATCTACATCCTCAAACTGCCCGTGGAACCGGGAAGCCATCGCTATAAACTGATCGTGGACGGCAACTGGATGCCGGACCCGGCCAATCCCATGCGCGAGCCGGATCCCTTTGGGGGTGAGAATTCCGTGCTGAACGTGGCCACTGAGGGCCCGCCCCGCCTAAGCTGGCACCAGGTGCGGGATGATCCGGCCTGTCTGGATGTACGTCGGGACCAGTATCTGGAGCTAAACCGCCTGTCGGACGGGGAATTTGAGCTGCGTTTCAGCTGGCATCCCGGGCTGGAAGCGCAATTCAGGGCTGTCATCGCAGGCAGGGAGCATGAACTTAAGCCTGTGGGCGTCAGCGGCAATCAAGCCGTTTGGCATTGCCTGTTCCAGACGTCCCGGCCCAGCGTGGAAGTGCTGATCCGGGGCGAAACGGAAGATTTCAGCCTCGGCTATGGCGCGGAAGGCTTTTCTTTTGATCCGGACAAGCTTACACCCCGTCTGATCGAACTGTCCAGCCTGCCGGTCTTCGCCGTTCCGGATTGGGTGCGCGACGCGGTGATCTACCAGATATTCCCAGACCGCTTCTGCAATGGCGATCCCAGCAACGATCCCGACTTCAGGGAGGATTACTATGCCGACTGCCGAACGCCGCCACCGGAGGGTGAACTGCTGCCTCCGCAACGCGAATACTTCCATCTGGTGCGGGACTGGCATGACATCAGCGGCCTGAAACAGAGTCCCTGGCTGGAAGAGGGAAAGCCGGACTGGTGGTCCTTCTACGGTGGTGACATCGCCGGAGTGCGGCAGAAACTGCCCTACCTTGGCGATCTGGGCATCAACGTGATCTATTTCAACCCGCTCTGGCAGGCGAGATCGAACCACAAGTACGATGCCGCTGATTTCAAGCGGGTCGATCCGCATTTCGGCACGGATGATGAACTGCGGGACCTTGTTAAAGCGGCCCACGCGGCGGGGATCAGGGTGATCCTGGACGTGGCTTTCAATCACACCGGCGAGGATTTTTGGGCCTTTCGCGATGGCGTGGACAAAGGCCCGGATTCGCGATATTGGAATTGGTACGACTGGCATAAATGGCCGTTGCCGGAGCCGCTGCCGCCGGATTTCAAGCCCAAAGAGCATTACCAGTGCTGGTGGGGCATCAAAGACATGCCGGACCTCAATTTCGACCTCAGCCGCGCCCATCCGGCCGAAAACTACGTCAAAGACATCGGCCAGGCCGTTCCCAATCAGCCCTTGGTGGACCATTTGCTGGATTGCGCGCGCTGGTGGCTGCTGGAGATGGGGATCGACGGTTTTCGCCTCGACGTTCCCGATGAAGTTCCCTACTGGTTTTGGGAGCTGTTTCGCGGCCGGGTTAAAGAGCTGAAACCGGAGGCTTGGATCGTTGGCGAGATCTGGCAAAGCGCGCGGGGCTGGGTGAACCATCGCTATTTCGATTCGGTGATGAACTACGCCCATTTCAAGGACCCCGTGATCGAGTTTTTCCTTCTGGGCATCACAAACCGCAAAAGCTTTTGTGACCGCGTTTCCGCCGGACTGGCGGAATATCCAACGCAGTCCGCGGGCGCGATGATGAACCTGCTGGGTAGCCACGACACCGTGCGGATCATGGAACTGGCCGGAGGCGACCTCGGCCGGTTGAAACAGGCGCTGCTGTTCCAGATGACCTTTGTGGGCGCGCCGCACATCTATTACGGCGACGAGATCGCCATGGCGGGAGGCCGCGACCCGGACAACCGCCGGCCCTTCAACTGGGATTGGGAACAGGATGACAAAGCCCGTGAGTTGCGGGAATTTTACCAGAAGTTGATCCGTCTCCGGCGGTCGGACAATCTCTTCACGGAGGGGGATTTCGCTTTTCTGGATGTTCCGGACGGGCTGCTGGCCTGGAAGCGTTGCCATGCCACGGCCAGCGTCTGCGTGGTGCTGAATCTTTCCACCGTGACGCGGGAATACCGGCCGGCTCCAAACGCGGAGTTGATCTTCAGCCTGGGCGGGGCAAACGCATCCCAGACAGGCTGGCATCTGCAGCCCGGAACTGGCGTGGTTTGGCGCTTGGAGACTGAAAGCGGGGGAGCAGCCGATGTTTTGGATTGA
- the uvrA gene encoding excinuclease ABC subunit UvrA, which yields MKLKTEIVIKGASEHNLKNIDLAFPRNQLVVFTGVSGSGKSSLAFDTLYAEGQRRYVESLSAYARQFLGQMEKPRVDYIEGLSPAIAIEQKSASKNPRSTVGTVTEIYDYLRVLFARVGKQYCHICGDPVGSQTVDQMIEHLMQKPSGTKLQILAPLAQGRKGEHKEQLDELRQEGFVRVLINGQLRNLDEDIVLDKKSKHDIDVVIDRVVIKPGAESRLADSLELALKLTDGLVKIDFTDENEVQLLSSTNSCARCNIGFEELSPQHFSFNSPIGACPLCNGLGYKLEFDPDLVVPDPELTIMEGAVSPWGRLEIKQDSWTLNTVRNLAKAYDFSLSTPWYKLPDIVKQLVLYGSKGKKFKIAWANERGSGNFMMRHEGVIPTLERRMHETTSEDMRRYYMQYISDKPCPECGGKKLKPSSLAVRVGEMNIGTVTEFSVREAVDFFNRLQLSGNQLLIAEEILKEIKNRLGFLASVGLHYLNLDRRSPTLSGGESQRIRLASQIGSQLVGVMYILDEPSIGLHQRDNNKLIQMLVQLRDLGNTVIVVEHDEDTIRSADRVVDFGPKAGIHGGEIVAAGNVEDVVNNPRSLTGAYLSGRMSIPIPETRVKTDSRMIAIRGAKQNNLKNIDVEIPLGMFVCITGVSGSGKSSLINQTLYPHLQNHFYRSTHKVGKMSAITGLEHIDKVICIDQDPIGRTPRSNPSTYIKLFDPIRQLYSKLPASKVRGYTAGRFSFNVRGGRCEACQGAGVNQIEMHFMADIYVTCDVCKGKRYNQETLSIRYKGKNIAEVLDMDVQEAFEFFENVPSIHPKLDTLMEVGLDYVKLGQPSTTLSGGEAQRIKLARELSKVSTGSTLYLLDEPTTGLHFDDINRLLKVLTKLVRMGNTVVVIEHNLDVIKTADWIIDLGPEGGEAGGYVVATGTPEELMQNPKSFTGQYLKTHYLREAQLERKPKKAPRKSGAKKSKA from the coding sequence ATGAAATTGAAAACCGAGATAGTGATAAAAGGCGCATCAGAGCACAATCTGAAGAACATCGACCTGGCTTTTCCCCGCAACCAGCTGGTGGTGTTCACCGGCGTTTCCGGATCCGGCAAATCCTCCCTGGCTTTTGACACGCTTTACGCCGAGGGTCAGCGCCGCTATGTGGAGTCCCTTTCCGCCTACGCGCGGCAGTTCCTGGGCCAGATGGAAAAACCCCGCGTGGATTACATCGAGGGGCTTTCTCCGGCGATCGCCATCGAGCAGAAATCCGCCAGCAAGAACCCGCGCTCCACGGTGGGCACGGTTACCGAGATCTACGATTACCTGAGGGTGCTGTTCGCGCGGGTGGGCAAGCAATATTGCCACATTTGCGGCGACCCGGTGGGTTCGCAGACCGTGGACCAGATGATCGAACACCTGATGCAGAAACCCTCCGGCACCAAGCTGCAGATCCTGGCCCCGCTGGCCCAGGGCCGGAAAGGCGAACACAAGGAACAATTGGATGAACTGCGCCAGGAAGGTTTCGTGCGGGTGCTGATCAACGGCCAGCTGCGAAATCTGGACGAAGACATCGTTCTGGACAAAAAGAGCAAGCACGACATCGACGTGGTGATCGACCGCGTGGTGATCAAACCGGGGGCCGAATCCCGGCTGGCGGACTCGCTGGAGCTGGCGCTGAAGCTCACAGACGGGCTGGTGAAGATCGATTTCACGGACGAAAATGAGGTCCAGCTGCTTTCCTCCACCAATTCCTGCGCGCGCTGCAACATCGGTTTCGAAGAGCTTTCGCCCCAGCATTTTTCCTTCAACAGCCCCATCGGCGCCTGTCCGCTCTGCAACGGACTGGGCTACAAACTGGAATTCGATCCGGACCTCGTGGTGCCGGATCCCGAACTGACCATCATGGAAGGCGCTGTATCGCCCTGGGGCAGGCTGGAAATCAAACAGGACAGCTGGACCCTGAACACGGTGCGCAATCTGGCCAAGGCTTACGATTTCTCACTCTCCACTCCCTGGTACAAGCTTCCGGACATCGTGAAGCAGCTCGTCCTCTACGGTTCCAAGGGCAAGAAATTCAAGATCGCCTGGGCCAATGAACGCGGCTCCGGCAACTTCATGATGCGTCACGAGGGCGTGATCCCGACCTTGGAACGGCGCATGCACGAAACCACCTCCGAGGACATGCGGCGCTATTACATGCAATACATCAGCGACAAACCCTGCCCGGAATGCGGGGGCAAAAAGCTAAAACCCAGTTCCCTGGCCGTGCGGGTGGGGGAGATGAACATCGGCACGGTTACCGAATTCAGCGTGCGGGAGGCCGTTGACTTTTTCAACCGGCTCCAGCTCAGCGGCAATCAGCTGCTGATCGCCGAGGAGATCCTCAAAGAGATCAAAAACCGGCTGGGCTTCCTGGCCAGCGTGGGCCTGCACTATCTCAATCTGGACCGGCGTTCGCCCACCCTCTCCGGCGGCGAGAGCCAGCGCATCCGCCTGGCCAGCCAGATCGGCAGCCAGCTGGTGGGGGTGATGTACATTTTGGACGAACCCAGCATCGGCCTGCATCAGCGCGACAACAACAAGTTGATCCAGATGCTGGTCCAACTGCGCGACCTGGGCAATACCGTGATCGTGGTGGAACACGATGAAGACACCATCCGCAGCGCTGACCGGGTGGTGGATTTTGGCCCCAAGGCCGGCATCCACGGCGGGGAGATCGTGGCCGCGGGCAACGTGGAGGACGTGGTGAATAATCCACGCTCTCTCACCGGTGCCTATCTGAGCGGCAGAATGAGCATTCCCATCCCGGAAACACGCGTGAAAACCGACTCCCGGATGATCGCCATCCGCGGCGCGAAGCAGAACAACTTGAAAAACATCGATGTGGAGATACCTCTGGGGATGTTCGTCTGTATAACCGGAGTATCCGGCAGCGGTAAGAGCTCGCTGATCAACCAGACCCTGTATCCACATCTGCAAAACCACTTTTACCGCAGCACCCACAAGGTGGGGAAGATGTCTGCCATCACGGGCTTGGAGCACATCGACAAGGTGATCTGCATCGATCAGGACCCCATCGGCCGCACCCCGCGTTCCAATCCCAGCACCTACATCAAGCTTTTCGACCCCATCCGCCAGCTCTACAGCAAGCTGCCGGCTTCCAAGGTGCGGGGGTACACGGCCGGACGTTTTTCCTTCAACGTACGCGGCGGACGCTGCGAAGCCTGCCAGGGCGCTGGTGTGAACCAGATCGAGATGCACTTCATGGCCGATATCTACGTAACCTGCGACGTATGCAAAGGCAAACGCTACAATCAGGAAACGCTCTCCATCCGCTACAAAGGCAAAAACATCGCCGAGGTGCTGGACATGGACGTGCAGGAAGCTTTCGAGTTTTTCGAGAACGTGCCCTCCATCCATCCCAAACTGGATACACTGATGGAGGTGGGGCTGGATTACGTGAAACTCGGCCAGCCTTCGACCACTCTCTCCGGAGGCGAAGCGCAGCGTATCAAGCTGGCCCGCGAACTGAGCAAGGTGAGCACCGGCAGCACCCTCTATCTGCTGGATGAACCCACCACCGGCCTACATTTCGACGATATCAACCGCCTGCTGAAAGTGCTCACAAAACTGGTGCGCATGGGCAACACGGTGGTGGTGATCGAACACAACCTCGATGTGATCAAAACCGCCGACTGGATAATCGACTTGGGTCCGGAAGGAGGCGAAGCCGGAGGTTACGTGGTGGCGACAGGCACCCCGGAAGAGCTGATGCAAAATCCAAAATCCTTCACGGGGCAATACCTCAAAACCCACTACCTGCGCGAAGCCCAGCTGGAAAGAAAGCCAAAGAAAGCCCCGCGAAAATCCGGCGCAAAGAAAAGCAAGGCCTGA